From Gopherus flavomarginatus isolate rGopFla2 chromosome 16, rGopFla2.mat.asm, whole genome shotgun sequence, a single genomic window includes:
- the LOC127035256 gene encoding tubulin alpha-1B chain isoform X2: MRECISIHVGQAGVQIGNACWELYCLEHGIQPDGQMPSDKTIGGGDDSFNTFFSETGAGKHVPRAVFVDLEPTVIDEVRTGTYRQLFHPEQLITGKEDAANNYARGHYTIGKEIIDLVLDRIRKLADQCTGLQGFLVFHSFGGGTGSGFTSLLMERLSVDYGKKSKLEFSIYPAPQVSTAVVEPYNSILTTHTTLEHSDCAFMVDNEAIYDICRRNLDIERPTYTNLNRLISQIVSSITASLRFDGALNVDLTEFQTNLVPYPRIHFPLATYAPVISAEKAYHEQLSVAEITNACFEPANQMVKCDPRHGKYMACCLLYRGDVVPKDVNAAIATIKTKRSIQFVDWCPTGFKVGINYQPPTVVPGGDLAKVQRAVCMLSNTTAIAEAWARLDHKFDLMYAKRAFVHWYVGEGMEEGEFSEAREDMAALEKDYEEVGVDSIEGEGEEEGEE; the protein is encoded by the exons CGTGAGTGCATCTCTATCCACGTTGGCCAGGCTGGTGTCCAGATCGGCAATGCCTGCTGGGAGCTCTACTGCCTGGAACATGGGATCCAGCCTGATGGCCAGATGCCCAGTGACAAGACCATCGGTGGAGGAGACGACTCCTTCAACACCTTCTTCAGTGAGACGGGCGCTGGCAAGCACGTCCCCAGAGCCGTCTTTGTGGACTTGGAGCCAACGGTCATAG atGAAGTGCGCACCGGGACGTACCGCCAGCTCTTCCATCCCGAGCAGCTCATCACCGGCAAGGAAGATGCTGCCAACAACTATGCCCGTGGGCACTACACCATTGGGAAAGAAATCATCGACCTGGTTCTTGACAGGATCCGCAAGCTG GCCGACCAGTGCACAGGTCTCCAGGGCTTCCTGGTCTTCCACAGCTTTGGAGGTGGCACTGGTTCTGGGTTCACCTCCCTGCTGATGGAGCGTCTCTCCGTTGACTATGGCAAGAAGTCCAAGCTGGAGTTCTCCATCTACCCTGCTCCTCAGGTCTCCACCGCGGTGGTGGAGCCCTACAACTCCATCCTGACCACCCACACCACCCTAGAGCACTCGGACTGTGCCTTCATGGTAGACAACGAGGCCATCTATGACATCTGCCGCAGGAACCTGGACATCGAGCGCCCCACCTACACCAACCTGAACCGCCTTATTAGCCAGATCGTGTCCTCCATCACCGCCTCCCTCCGATTTGATGGTGCCCTGAATGTAGATCTGACAGAGTTCCAGACCAACTTGGTGCCCTATCCCCGTATCCATTTCCCTCTGGCCACCTATGCCCCGGTCATCTCTGCTGAGAAAGCTTACCATGAGCAGCTTTCTGTAGCAGAGATCACAAATGCTTGCTTTGAGCCAGCCAACCAGATGGTGAAATGTGACCCTCGCCATGGGAAATACATGGCCTGTTGCCTGTTGTACCGTGGGGACGTGGTTCCCAAAGATGTCAATGCTGCTATTGCCACCATCAAAACCAAGCGCAGCATCCAGTTTGTGGACTGGTGCCCAACTGGCTTTAAGGTTGGTATCAACTACCAGCCTCCCACTGTGGTTCCTGGCGGTGACCTGGCCAAGGTGCAGCGGGCCGTGTGCATGCTGAGCAACACCACAGCCATAGCTGAGGCCTGGGCTCGTCTGGACCACAAGTTTGACCTGATGTATGCCAAGCGTGCCTTTGTTCACTGGTAcgtaggggaggggatggaggaaggCGAGTTCTCGGAGGCGCGGGAGGACATGGCTGCCCTAGAGAAGGATTATGAAGAGGTTGGTGTGGATTCTATTGAAGGGGAGGGTGAAGAGGAAGGGGAGGAATAG